One window of the Emcibacter sp. genome contains the following:
- a CDS encoding SDR family oxidoreductase yields the protein MTHKLFCFGLGYTARALASRLVGEKNWSVAGTCRSPDKQKDLQKSGIDSYLSDGATPLDNAGQPLSKATHVLISIPPDETNGDPVMACHARDIAALKNLKWIGYLSTTGVYGDHAGNWIDDDTPETPTSRRGELRLAAEKAWLTLTEQHGLPVHLFRLGSIYGPGRGQHEGIKSGRTQKIVKPNQYFSRIHVEDIVQVLLASMDRPNPGRSYNVVDDLPAPPEEVIDYVCDLMSLPRLPEVDFDTAELSPLMRSFYNESKKVRNERIKQELGVKLKYPTYREGFASLVT from the coding sequence ATGACACATAAACTTTTCTGTTTCGGCCTGGGCTACACAGCCCGGGCACTGGCCTCCCGCCTTGTCGGGGAGAAAAACTGGTCCGTCGCCGGCACCTGTCGGAGCCCGGACAAACAAAAGGACCTCCAGAAAAGTGGCATCGACAGCTACCTGTCTGACGGCGCCACCCCGCTGGATAACGCCGGGCAGCCCCTGTCCAAGGCTACCCATGTGCTGATTTCCATTCCCCCGGATGAAACAAACGGTGACCCTGTCATGGCCTGTCATGCCCGGGACATTGCCGCCCTGAAAAACCTGAAATGGATCGGTTACCTGTCCACGACAGGTGTTTACGGTGATCATGCCGGGAACTGGATTGATGATGACACGCCCGAGACGCCAACCTCCCGACGCGGTGAGTTACGCCTGGCCGCGGAGAAAGCCTGGCTCACCCTTACTGAACAACACGGACTGCCTGTTCATCTATTCAGGCTCGGCAGCATCTATGGCCCCGGTCGTGGCCAGCACGAGGGTATAAAGTCCGGCCGGACGCAGAAAATTGTCAAACCAAACCAGTATTTCAGCCGCATCCATGTGGAGGATATTGTCCAGGTGCTGCTGGCGTCCATGGACCGTCCCAACCCCGGTCGAAGCTACAATGTTGTCGATGACCTGCCGGCGCCGCCGGAAGAGGTGATCGACTATGTCTGCGATCTGATGTCCCTGCCCCGCCTGCCGGAAGTGGATTTTGACACAGCCGAACTGTCACCACTCATGCGGAGCTTCTATAACGAAAGCAAAAAAGTGCGCAATGAGCGGATCAAACAGGAACTGGGCGTGAAACTGAAATATCCCACCTACAGGGAAGGTTTCGCTTCCCTCGTCACGTGA
- a CDS encoding cyclase family protein, producing the protein MTKQLIDLSHTVEDGMITYKGLPAPIICDFLSRGDSRGHYDEGTEFHIGEIKMVANTGTYLDSPFHRYSDSKDLSELDLDRIADLEAVVVRVDLEAMAINDTHFRGLDVRGKAVLVHTDWSRHWGSDDYFEGHNFLTEDAAVWLRDNGAVLVGIDSYNIDDIRGGTRPVHSTLLGANITIVEHMTGLEKLPDNGFRFFAVPVKVKGMGTFPVRAFAIIE; encoded by the coding sequence ATGACAAAACAGCTGATCGACCTGAGCCACACCGTTGAAGACGGCATGATTACCTACAAGGGACTGCCGGCACCGATTATCTGTGATTTTCTGAGCCGTGGAGATTCCAGGGGGCACTATGACGAAGGTACCGAGTTTCATATAGGCGAGATCAAGATGGTGGCCAATACGGGCACCTATCTGGACAGCCCTTTTCATCGCTATTCGGATAGCAAGGACCTGTCCGAACTGGACCTGGACCGAATTGCCGACCTTGAAGCAGTGGTGGTGCGGGTGGATCTGGAAGCAATGGCCATCAACGATACTCATTTCAGGGGACTGGACGTCAGGGGAAAAGCCGTTCTGGTTCACACGGACTGGTCACGCCACTGGGGATCGGACGATTATTTCGAGGGCCATAACTTCCTGACCGAAGATGCCGCTGTCTGGCTTCGGGACAACGGCGCTGTGCTGGTTGGTATCGACAGTTATAATATTGATGATATCAGGGGCGGCACCCGACCGGTACATTCCACGCTGCTGGGCGCAAATATCACAATTGTCGAGCATATGACCGGTCTGGAAAAGCTTCCTGACAACGGGTTCCGTTTCTTTGCCGTCCCGGTCAAGGTCAAAGGCATGGGGACTTTTCCCGTACGTGCTTTTGCCATCATCGAATAA